The Silene latifolia isolate original U9 population chromosome X, ASM4854445v1, whole genome shotgun sequence genome contains the following window.
TATTGCTGCCAGGCAAGCAAAGAAAATAGCCAAACAGCCACCAGCAGCTGCTAAAGACACGAAAAGTGATAGGATGACAGCATTGGTAGTCGCAGCTGCCAAGAACAGCAAAAACACCAGGATTCCGGTCAAAGTCAGAAGGGTAATTGTCCCAACCTGCAGGAGAAGAAGCAAAAGTAAAGATGAGAAGATGAACAGCTACAATACGACAGAGTGACCACGGCAGAGTAAAGATAATAATCAGCATTCACAGTGTATATTAGTGAGGGGTGAAAACATGCACTATAATCCAACAGCGATCCTGTGTGGGGGTTATTTATGGCATGAGACTATACCTTATAAACTTCAAGCCTGGTCAATAGCTAGCGGCTGCAAGTTCTCTCATCATTACAaaaagggatattctacatggtaccccttaatttttcgactttctacatagtacccctacactttttaaaacatacatggtacccctaattattgtcattatcactaagtgtacccctaaactttattttccatcaTCTAATAATAGAATTCACTGCATTCTACATTTCTACCTAGGGAAATATAAGGTGACTTTTTGGTGCTCTAATCTACCATTAGATCCTATTATGTTTCACTCTCCcttttgttgttcatttttccttTCCTATTTTGTTCGCATTTTGAGGAGTGCGTTCACCCATgcacggttctaaaggatgattcatgtcacccgactccaaatcattttgggattaaggctctgatgttgttgttgttgttgtaatctATCATTAGATCGACAAGCCAATTTATTGTCAACATATCGAATAATTTTTTACTTAATTAACTAGTGAGTACTCCGTATCATTTACTCCATCTATTCCGATCATGTCTTTACCTAATCCATTTAAGGTGTCTCGTtcatttatactccctccgtcccagtcatttgttgtccttttgttttaggacaacaaatgactgagacacccaaaatgaaaaaggacaacaaatgaccgggacggagggagtataactttCTATCTCAAAAACGATTTCCATTCCAGTCAGCGACAAATGATCCGCTCCTCTCTCTTTGTTTCATCATTTACTCCACATCTATTCcgatcatttatttacctattcCAATTTTCAGGTACCTCATTCATTTACATAACTTTCTATTTAAAAACGATTTCATCTCGCATTTTGATCTAACGGTCAACTATTAACAATATCTACAAACAATCCGCTGCTCTCTTTTTAGTCAaaaacaaaggtaaacaaatgatcgtaacaaataacaataaagaTTAGTAGTACTTCGAAAGAGGACATACAGAGACGACAAGGAGCAAACGAAGCGGACTACCATTACGGGCCCACTTAACAAGCTTACACCCAGAATTCTTAGAAGCATCTCTCAGTTTCGGAAGATTCTCTCTAAACGAATATTTCGTCCGACGAAATATGGACCCCGAATTCTTATCATCAGGGAAGAATATCGGCCTGAGAAGATCTGAAACGGCGTCGTATAAACTCTCATCATATCCACCAATGAAATGATCACGCGTGTCTTGTTCTTCGTATTGAGGTTTGCCGTTGGTGGCCGTACTGTACGTGTCTTCTTCTCTTTCTCCCATTTTTAGATATTTGTTTACGAAGTTGTTGTGAGGTTGAATTTTGTAGTGGGATCTCAGATGTAAATCATTGAGGTTTGTAAAGTGAATGGTGTAATTGTATAGTAGGAGTACTGGTCCTCATGTTTGTAACTGACTGCGACTGATTTGTTTGTTTACTGACTAAGATGGTCATATCCGTTTTAGAATAAAATGATTGGGATATTATATAGTGTACCCTTGAATTTTTCGGTATTTTATGTTATACCCTTACTTTTTTGAAATTATATGGTATACCCCTGAATTCCATACATTAGTGTATACCATGACATTATTTATTGCGTTTGCTAACTTAGTTTCTTAATTGATATGTTAAATCGTCTATTTACCATTTCAATTACTCGATAATTTAATTACTTCTTAGTTCGTTGAATTACTCATTAACTCACCAAATAGTATACAAATCTAACTTAAAGTTCATCAAATCTCtattatcatttcatgaattataaCAGATGTTTTTAGTAATTGTTTGTGCTTATTAGAAGTGATTTATGAGGTCATTTCTCATATAGGatggtgatacaacattaatAAGTTAGAATATAGGTCAAAGTAAGGTtgtttgatagtgataaagttaatAGAGAGTTAAACGAGGTCATGATAGAGAAATAAGTAAAGAGTTTAGGGGTACAATGTAGAATATAAAAAAAGAATGAAtacaacatagaaaaccgaaaaaaTCAAAGGTACAACATAGAATATCCCAAAATAATTTAAGTACTATTTGTATTATCGTATGATACTACACTTGGCATAGGATTAGTTTGTTTGTTTATTGACTGTGTTCTCCACGCTTAGGCCTCGCATATTACTGATCTCGTCATGTGGGCACGACTGACGGACTGAGGATATCACTCTCATTCTGACACCTGTCTGCTGCTTCAATTCTCATCCTTCCCTTTCATCTCCTATCAATCATCATATGTACTCCCTCCACATTTCTATGTTCTTTCCATTTCATTATAATACTAGTCACATATAATGGAGAAATGGGAAGAACATTAAAATGTAGAGGGAGTACATAAATTATTGTGCAATTAATATTTTTCGTCATAAACTTGTAATCTCTCACCAACTGCAAGCAGGGGTGGAATTAGGGGGCTAACAAAGGCGGTCGCCCCCGACGGGtgaaattttcgaagtttttagttaaatttctgaatttttttcGAATGtaccttatgaaattagtcgtcCGCCCTCTctaagttcaaatcctggctccgtcACTGACTGCAAGTAGGAGAGAAGTGGGGAAGCAAATGGGAGGAGacttgtgagaggtcacaagcaagacttattgATTCGTTAAATTGCGATCATGAAACCCGTGTTATGATTTTATTGTGTGTCGATGTAGGTTTTGAAAGTATATTTACAAGTTTCGGTCATAGTCATTTACATACTTGATCAGTTGATCCGGCTAAATACATCCAACCACTTGAACATTAATTGTTATTTGTTAGTGTACCTTGATTCTTATACACACTAGAAATAAATTTTGTCCTAgcaaatttttctcatgttttatacTTATGTTAAAGTATTACATTTAATAATTTTACAATCTAATTTTTGGGTAGCAAAATCGATAATCTTAACCTTTTTTTGGAAAAACGTGTGATTAATTCTCTCTTGTTTCTCTCTTGTGGTTTTTATTTTCGGGGATTTCTAGGGGTTTTAATTCTCTCTTGTTTCGCTCTTGGTGGGTGAAAAATGAGAGGGGTATATACGAAATAACGGGGAAAAATGCGCGGGATTGAGTAAATTTGTGCGCAAGATTTAGCATGTCCCAACAAAAAAAGCATAATTGTTTACTTGGTATTCGTCGGGTAAAAAAATATCAGTTTCATTCAAGTCGTCCAAACAGAATATTATGGCCACTATCTTCTTAATACACGGTGATTGGATAACTAACTGGATACGCTTCCCGTCGAACCTTGAGGAAGGAGAGAAGAGGGTCCTCAAATTCATGGCTACACTATGGGGGAATAGGGGATCTGGCTGTTAAGGAATAATATCATCTTTAAGGGAGTGACAGTGGATCCTATGACACTTTTCAGGTCTCTTTCTGTGAGTGTGGAGGTAAGCTTGAAAGGTTTAAAACAGGAAAAGGAGGATAAAAAGACAAAGTATCCAAGAGTTGGGGTTTAATGCCCTGGAGAATGGCTTGATGGCTCTACGCGAAGGACATCCTACTTTTGTTATTGGAATGCCTAGCCAATGTAGGGGTACAAGATTAAAAGTGGATGCGAGCTGGGAAAGAAACTTTGATGCAGTTTGCGGATGGGTGGCTTACAATAACTTGGGGATGGAGATTGCTAGAGGTAGTAGTAAACTGAGCGCGGAATCGGCCTTGCAGGCGGAAGCGTTGGGAGTATGggtgatatatgatttatttgcaccaaatttcccttcttctttcatGTATTCCGACTCCTATCGAGTCGGTTTTGTACGCCTTACCTTGCATTTTGCGCCCGATACCCGTATCTATGATTTTATACCCCTCTTGCAGGATTTGAGGTGGTAATAGAGAAATCGGGGCATGTGAGGCGGTTCGATGACTAAGCATGAGGAAAAGAAGGCTAAGATATTGAAGTAGTGTTCTCtgtcggcaggccggcagccggtccaccggcagggaacacaacCTGGTGAGAAGAAAGGAGGAATACTGAAGAAGGGTTCTctaccggcagccggcccaccggcagggaacctTGTCCtatgccttaagacaaattaaggagagaattgaagaaaaaaaaaggaggaagaTCTCGCTGCCGGTTGGCACCCCGGCAGCCGGTCCGCCGGCACACGCATCACAAAGCTAATGAATTGAGAAACTCAGCAATAggtgttctctgccggcaggccgacagccggtccaccggtagGCGGTAGGGAACACACCCAAGCCAATTCCTACACATTTTGAAGAAGAACTCGTTGTCAGCAGGGAGGccggcagccggttgaccggcacaGAGACCAAAACACGCGAGATGGGCTTTATTTCCTCCTTAGGTCTAATCCAATGggatagtataaataccccttccctAATCATTTGTAAATACATACCCTAGATCTGAAATCATTTCCTTAACCTTATGCAAACCCTTAATCAAAattttaatcttttcttaatcaaTCATTAATTACTTCTTATAATAGCTTAATCAAAATTTTAATCTATCCTAGTCCCTTAACCATTGTCTTTGTCATCTTAAGCTCTTAATCACTTTCTTTTGTTGCTCTTTttctagtttcatagttaatttaaaccaACCCTTTTTCTCTTATTCGAGCTAAACTAGTAGTTTAAACAAGTGATCTTAGAACCATAATTCCGTCCCTAGGGTTCGACCTTTGCAAGCTACAACGTCCATTCGTACACTTGCGAAGCTAATACAAATAAAAAGCATATCAATGAGAAGGATTAAAATGGGCAAGAAATAGGGGCGAACTTCATCTGGAGGTTGCGACGGATTGCCTAAAGCTGATCAATCAAATAGCTGGATTGGAGAAGGAAAACCATATTATCAAGGGAATCCTTGATGATTTAAAAAGTATTTGGgttctgatggggcatattctgcacccgctgaccgagtcaacacattgagcaaggtcaaagataaaagacagcaagtcaacgtattaacagcctaaccgacatagcttgtcggcctgtcacttgggtctcggtctcggcaactagccgactgagaggcatatccgcgtactcacatccagtcccctcggcatggagtcaaccaggcctgccggcccggcatgggtccctcggccgagggtaagatagtcttttcacctgctagccacttggccactaccactacgtgacaaaaggtgaaagcctataaatactccacttctctcattgagaaaaggatcccaaaaCTATTCGAAAAACAcctaataatctggtataaactctcttatctctctacaatatactttgccaagttaacacacaacttatctctttaagtttactgacttgagtgtcggagtgagtacgctcggtaccaagccgagccctcagtttgttcatctttctaggagagagcgaaaggaagagacaagccaacaacgtcattctacaagcttaagtggtcataaatcctgctccggaattacacccggaacaggttCATTTTCATTGTGTAAACTTTAGTTTTATTCCTAGACATCTTAATCAAATAGCGCATAGATAGCCTTGCCCGTCAGGCCATGAGAATGTAAAAGCCTTCATTTACTGttgccaaaaaaataaaaaataaataaatacacgGTGTTATCCAAGAGTAGTCACTAGACCTAGACCTAGCAAAATTAACCCAACTCGACACCTGAACGCGAATTGTCCCGACCCAGAATAACTTGACCCGAATTTTTATTGTTGCAAATTGATTTTATCCACACATAACTTGATAATAGttgacccaaaaatgacccgaacccgaaataacCCGCCCTGACCCAAAGTCTGAAAACCCAAAATTTACCCGACCTAACCCGGTTGACCCGTTTGTCAGTAGTCACTAACTTACACGTGTTACTCATTCCTCCAACGAATTGTTTATTCTCCTACACATTATAACTCTTACAAGTTAGACCCATGACCCATTTATATTGGTTTACACTATGACCCTGTTTGGTACTCAGcagattataattagcagaagcagattggtCAAGCAGATTACAAATGACAGATTTGATTGACATGATTGACTAATATATTATAATTAAcagatttagtagaagtgtttgtTAATTAGCGGATTTAGATTGATAGATTGTTGTATACATGTGTAAATTATAGACAGATTCATTTTTTATAATCTACTAAAGTGAATATGATGGGGGAGCAGCATATTGGAAAACAGTATATTAGAAATTAATCTACTGTTTTAATATGCCATTTACCAGACACGTAATTTAGTAGATTGTTGAGTCAAACATCTAAAAGTTTTAATATACTTAAATTTTATCAATCtattgtttaccaaacacccATATGGCTATGTTATATAGTACTCCGTACTACTTAGCAATCTAAGTTTTATCTGATTTTTTCCCAAAATTATTGAGGAGGCTACGATAACAGATGGAATAACTACTGCCTTTGCATTCAACTTGAAAAGAGTAACGGAGATATTTTAACTGCACCGTTATTGGAACTATTGTTATCAACAAAGACAAAGAGTTTTGCTCTAATCCTAATTTTAAACCTTTCAACTTTGaagtaaaaaaagaaaaaaagaatttGTGGCTGCATAATTGTTGAGTATATTGAAGCCTGTCGATAATTTTGTATTGATTGTAAAGAAGTTTAATCACGTACTCCGTATGAGATAAGATTTGgatactaaatataacataatGTTTACTACTTTGTAAAAGTTAGTGGATAGCAAATTGACAATAATAAACAACTTCTCAATCTCCCCGATTCAGGTTTACGATATCAAAGACAATGGAGTGAATAGACATTTCATTCAACATCTATATGTACCTTGTCATCCCCCCATTCCAATCATCATAAATTTGAATTTGGATTctttccatttctttttctccattTTCTCTTTAATATACTcatattttaatatattttttctTTCAATCcattttctctttatttttatGAAACGATTACCAGTATTGAATCATCAAATATTTAATTCGGATCATTTATAAGAAATAAAAATCCattttttttaggaaatgaagagaCCGGACGGCATAAATTTCATAATATCTTGAGTAGGCCAACTCTTCTTAAATGCAAGTAGTGCTAGATTACGCCACGTCACCTCAATCAACCACCAGTTAAAAAGACGAAAATACCCTTATATAAGTCCAACACTTCAACTGTAATGACTCATGAGTCATGACACCTTTACTAAGTCGGCTACCGGCCCACCCTCCTCACCAGCTCACGGAAAACTATCCCAATCTCAACCCCATTCCCCTCatttaattcaaaaaaatcaaccCCCAATTTCCCTAACCCTAAAAAACCCCACTCAAATTCACTCATAAAATGCGTTTTTTATAAttacggtttttctaacgtgtgtccAAAATAATAAATTGTTGTTGTGGGAAAATGGGGTGTTTTGTGTCAACGCAAAAAGAAACCGGAGTAGGAAACAGACGGCGGCCAAGTAATATAGGTGAAGTATCCGTATTTGTACCGGGGCTTCGGGTTCCGAAAGCGGTTGATTTTTCTCAATGCCTTGGGGAACAAGTGCCTAAGTGTGCTGTTGAACGATTGTCTGCGCTTCGTACTCAAATTGTGGTTATGGTTGGTCATGAGGCTCTTCATGTTACTCGGTCTCGGCGTAAATCGATTACGCAACACGGTTAGTTAGTTATTCcgtcaattatttgtttacctttgattaaaatagctCGTAAAGAAGAAAAAATGTAGTTAGTCAATTagttttgtttacctttgattaaaaaatACCTCGTAAAGAAGAAAAATGTAGTTAGTTACTCATttcgtctcaattatttgttttacctttgattaaaatacctggTAAAGAAGAAAAATGTAGTTAGTTAGTCAATTAGTTACTCAGCCcttctcaattatttgtttacctttgattaaaatactcaaTTTAGTTAGTTACTCATttcgtctcaattatttgtttacctttgattaccTGGTAAAGAAGAAAATTGTAGTTAGTTACTCAATTAGTTACTCAGCCcttctcaattatttgtttacctttgattaaaatactcaaTTTAGTTAGTTACTCATttcgtctcaattatttgtttacctttgattaaaatacctggTAAAGAAGAAAATTGTAGTTAGTTACTCAATTAGTTACTCAGCCCGCCTCAATTATTTgtctacctttgattaaaatacctcttaaagaAGAAAAATGTAGTTAGTTACTCATttcgtctcaattatttgtttacctttgattaaaatacctggTAAAGAAGAAAAAATGTAGTTAGTTACTCAATTAGTTACTCAGCCCgcctcaattatttgtttacctttgattaaaatacctcgTAAAGAAGAAAAATGTAGTTAGTTACTCAGTTTGTCTCAATCATAATGATTtagctttgattaaaatacctagTAGAGAAGAAAAATGTTGTTCACTAGTCAGTTAGTTACCCAGTCCGgcttaattatttgtttacctttgattaaaatacgtcTGGTGACGGAGGGAATActgtattagtgttgtgattaGCCGTTTTTATGTGTAGGGGGTTCTACATTGACGGATCTTCAACAGGTTCTCGAAGATTACTTGCCTGTTCTCCTCGGATTAGTTAAAGATGGTACTCGTATAATTTTGCTGAATTTTTGTTTGTGTTGTTATTCAATCTCGCATTTTACCATATTTTTTGATTGAATTTATCGGTTTTCTATTTAGGAAGTCCGTTGCAACATAAAGTACACTTTTGTTGGGTCAATCAAGAAGACGCGGCAGAGGTTAGGCTCGAAAGTTGGAAATTTTTTGCAATTGTTGTGTTTCGTTTTGTTCATAATGGAGCTGTTAAAGCTTAAGAGAACTTGATGGAACACTTCAGTTTAAGGAAGAAACAATGCTACTTGAATACTTGATGTTAGTTTCTAATTAGAGTCATGGAGTGTGTTAGGCAAAATAAATTGGTCAAGTTTGCGATAATCTCACCACGGAAGTCCCATAGAAAATCAAGGATTATTATAAGCGGGATAGCAAAGGCGTAGGAAAGGAGTACAATTGAGGATACCCCATCTTTTTCTTCTAGCAGTGACATTTCTTGATACATGAATAATCAACCCTACAGCTTGTACTGTCAGTTCTACTTGTTGATTGACTAATTTTCCAGCTGACATGATTATTGTGTCAGATTTAGGCTAGTGTTTGATTTTGCTTTCGCTATCCATTTTTCAGGAAACAGTAATGACTAATGCTTGGTATGAGGTATTGTCTGTCCTGCATCTGATGGCAATGTTATCGCTATCACAAGCCAACCTTTTACTTCTTCCCAGAATATCTACTGATGGTTATCAACCAAAGGTTACTGATGGTAGGCAATACCCCTTGTACTCAAGTGTCCGAAAAACTAACTGGCTTATTGCTTAGACCGTCTTATTTTGTCGTCTAAGGTGTCCAATTTGTTTGATGGATGCTTTTGAAGTTTACTAGCTTATATGCTGTGAATGAAATTAACTTTCCGAGCTAACAAGTAAACTTTCATATACTCCGTATAAGATATAGAGCTGATAAAACATATAGGTGGCATAACATTCAGGATGCTAGATTCTTTTTGCGAAAATTTGGAAGATAATTGGTTATTTTAGCTTAAATCTGCCCGGTGGTAGATTTGGTTTAGGTGTATATAATCTTTGATTGTAGCTGATATTCTTAGTGCGTTTGCTTGACCTCATTGTATACATTTGAGTGAAAGTGTTGGTGTGAATAAACCCATAGTATAACCCACATGTGAGTGTCCCACATGGATAGAAGAGGAGAGAGTTTAACACTTTATAAGGTAAGGGGCTACTCactctattgccaattggttttagagtggaacctcCTTGTGCTTATAAAACGAACTCTCTCTCTTTCATTTGGGTGTGGCCAGTCCGATTGCAtgatttaacatggtatcagatcCCATGGCTAAAGACCTGGGTCCGATTGATCAATTAAGCTGGGCTAGTCCGTTTGCATGATGCCTGGGCCTCTTTTTTCAGTTAGCATTATTACCTCACACCTCAAAAGGGTCTCCCGGTCCAAACAAATTAGAAATGGGGGTCGTGTGCTCATGTGTAGGCAACTTCTCCCAATTATTGAAACCAAGATGACCATCGCTACCTGTCGTTTCAGATATAAATTTTTTCTTCACAGTACCATTAGCATCCATCTTGCAGCTGTACATATTTTACAGTTTTCTTAGGAAGTTCTTACTTCTAGAATGAGTTTGAAGCCACCAATTAGTGTTTAAGACTCCAAATCTCATATGAGCTTGTACTTCATAATAAAACATCGTAACTTTAGCATTGTGGGGAGTCTTAGCTAAGGAAAACGATGAGACCTATCACCTACTACCAATAAGAAGTCTAGACAAATAAACACGTGTTTCTTGATGATACCGCTAATTTGTTTGAGGAATCCAACTTAGTTAAAAAAGCGAGCCTTTAGTGCACTGAGGACCCTTAAGTCCCATGGTTAATGAGGTAATAGCCAAAACGCCTCGGTGCTTACAGATGCAGCGTAGCTAGCGAGGCACACTACTCGGCAATTTTCATACTTTTCTTCTAGTTCTTGTAAATGCCCTTCTCGTTACAACATTATGTCTCCAAAGGAAGGGTTTTGTTATgcaaaattatattttaaaatataattttgtaAGCAATGCGCCTCTTGCCTATTCAGAAGAAGAAAGTGTGATGTCAATAAGCTCACTATACTTTAACTATGACGATTCTTTATTATCTTAGGACAATAGTGACCGTAAGGTCCGTAACTGCAAACGTGATTAGCTCGACATTTTTGTACCAAGTTTACCATTGAACTCACTAGCACGGGGAATTAGTAACAAGAATTACGAAATACACCAAATGTATGCTGTTTTAAAACTGGTTTTTAACGTTAATTTTTTACCCACTGGCTCAACGAACACAGAGAGCAGGCGAGCTTCCGTCGACATTTTCTTGAAGGCAGCAGGATACCTTGATTGTGCAATCCGTCACGTGTTTCCACATCTTTCAGTAGAGATAAGGTAAGGTTTTTAAATTTAAGATTGACCCGTGTTCTTATGTATGTCATGGGTAGTGTATATTGTTATGTTGCTCATGTTATATATCACTTGCTGTTTGTAGAAGAAGTTTGCCAGTAGATCTGTCCGAAGGAGTTATACGGGCTCTCTCGCTGCAGGCACTTGGACAGGTAGTAAAGTCTCTCTATTCCTCGTCTCTTGTGTGAAACAATGCTTCCGCTTTAGTGGAAGTTGGAACATACTTTTCTAATGAGATAATTATTACTCGTATCACAGAACCTCAGACTTAGTATATTACTATTTTGTCGTGTTTGTTATACACTTGGTCCTGTTATTCTTTTTAGTAATAATGCTTCCTTGTGGTGGTTCCTTATGGTGGTTTATGTTAGACCGACATTATTTCTGAGGCCTAAGGCTTTGGCCTTGTTGTCATACAGAATAAGCATTCTT
Protein-coding sequences here:
- the LOC141622391 gene encoding uncharacterized protein LOC141622391, whose translation is MGEREEDTYSTATNGKPQYEEQDTRDHFIGGYDESLYDAVSDLLRPIFFPDDKNSGSIFRRTKYSFRENLPKLRDASKNSGCKLVKWARNGSPLRLLLVVSVGTITLLTLTGILVFLLFLAAATTNAVILSLFVSLAAAGGCLAIFFACLAAIYIGALSLAVFVISSVTISAIITSLIVTGWIGFFWILWVTMRKSAGIAKNSVSYTGSALSAWRGQRHHHD
- the LOC141622395 gene encoding uncharacterized protein LOC141622395 isoform X2; amino-acid sequence: MGCFVSTQKETGVGNRRRPSNIGEVSVFVPGLRVPKAVDFSQCLGEQVPKCAVERLSALRTQIVVMVGHEALHVTRSRRKSITQHGGSTLTDLQQVLEDYLPVLLGLVKDGSPLQHKVHFCWVNQEDAAEETVMTNAWYEVLSVLHLMAMLSLSQANLLLLPRISTDGYQPKVTDESRRASVDIFLKAAGYLDCAIRHVFPHLSVEIRSLPVDLSEGVIRALSLQALGQGVDIQLGLAIDSSKATLAVKRRLACEMVKYWQQAQDNIMNLPLTNGWGEKHQLFIKWKYMEAKAAAYYYHGVILDEGNTEKSHGMAIASLQAADEYLKECKKAGEAFNMAPPQSRNPPLWGTMKYLSDKIPKDTSSKVRINRDLYTYEKIMETAPTLPDFALALKPDEYQLPTLHPCWNEDNAKSGQQGHH
- the LOC141622395 gene encoding uncharacterized protein LOC141622395 isoform X1, coding for MGCFVSTQKETGVGNRRRPSNIGEVSVFVPGLRVPKAVDFSQCLGEQVPKCAVERLSALRTQIVVMVGHEALHVTRSRRKSITQHGGSTLTDLQQVLEDYLPVLLGLVKDGSPLQHKVHFCWVNQEDAAEETVMTNAWYEVLSVLHLMAMLSLSQANLLLLPRISTDGYQPKVTDESRRASVDIFLKAAGYLDCAIRHVFPHLSVEIRRSLPVDLSEGVIRALSLQALGQGVDIQLGLAIDSSKATLAVKRRLACEMVKYWQQAQDNIMNLPLTNGWGEKHQLFIKWKYMEAKAAAYYYHGVILDEGNTEKSHGMAIASLQAADEYLKECKKAGEAFNMAPPQSRNPPLWGTMKYLSDKIPKDTSSKVRINRDLYTYEKIMETAPTLPDFALALKPDEYQLPTLHPCWNEDNAKSGQQGHH